One Leopardus geoffroyi isolate Oge1 chromosome E1, O.geoffroyi_Oge1_pat1.0, whole genome shotgun sequence genomic window, CCGGGACAGTCAGgaagggcttcccagaggaagggaCACCGAGCTGGACCTAGAAGGATGGACACGAGTTCCTCGCATggacgaggtggggaggggagcttgACGCGAAAGTGACGGCAGGTGCAAAGGCACCAAGAGGGTGCCGATTTGGGGGATCTGGGAGAAGTTCCATGGGGCTGACTGCGAGATGAGCCCAGGACCCTGGTTCCAGAGCACATTCTGGCATCAGGGTGGAGGAGACTGGAGAGTGACAGGCTGAAGGCAGGGACACCTTCAGGGTCAGATGCTGTGGTAGAGGTCGAGGCAGGAGCCTAGCAGGTCTGGGCAAGCTCCCGGGTGACGTCGATGCCACTGGtccaggaccacactttgagtggcAAGGCTCAGACCTCTGGACGTTCTCCCCTCTGTTGCCTGTAGTCAGCTCGTTTCTCAGTCTTGCGGTGCGGGGTCTTCCTGCTTGTCACCCCTACCCTGCCCGTCTGTGGCACCTCGTCCCCCACCAGCGGAAGTTGGCTTCCAGAAAGAAGGCACCAGGATGAGGCTGGGCATCTCCCCTCTGGTCCCTGCGGGCCTGCTCCGGGCTGAGACTTCTGCAGGATGGAATGCCCAGCCCGAGCTTGGGGTCTGGGCTCTGTGGAGCGTGGCACGAAGGCGACCTGGCCTCCACGCTGTATCAAACCCGCTTCACAGAGCCGTGGAACGTGGCGGGTCGGGGCCAAGTACCGGCTTGATGCCTTAGAAGCGACGCTTTCTGTGTTTTCCAGGGACCGAGGGTCTGGAAGATGGCCCCGCTCCCAGGGGCAGAGCTGGTCCAGAGGCCACTGCAGCTCTACCGATACCTGCTGCGCTGTTGCCGACAGCTGCCCACCAAGGGCATCCAGGAGCATTACAGACATGCGGTCAGGCAGGTGGGAGCAGTGTGTACTGGGCTTGGGATGGGGGGGGCGGGTTCCCATGATAGGGGACCCAtctcagggctgggggcagggagcagggtgcAGGGATAGTCTCTCAGGTggcagtgagggggaggggcggcagTCTGGGAAGAGCCACCAAAACCCACAGCCCAGCCCCTCTGTCTGATTTTCGCTCAAAAAACAGAAGATGTATCATCCAGCGCCTCAGCTCTGTACCAGGGCTCAAATAAGGCAGCTCAAAtggatacttaaaataaaatatgggacaCGACATCATGTCGACGGGCATTCCTGCCAATAATGCACAGCCTGACTTTACTCAGGAGAAAACGTCAGGCGAATCCGTAACGGACGGGCCATTTCGCACACAGCTGGCCTCTGCTCATCCAACCAATGTGTCAGTGTCATGAAACACAAGGAGAGCTGTGCTTTCAAGGGGACGAAAGAGACACGACCACTCAATGTAATGAGTGGATTCGATTctggaccagaaaaaaaaaaaaacaaaccaaacacagTGATTCAAAAGGACGTTATCAGAGAAATTCGTGAGATTGGAATTTGGGCTATTGATGAGAGAGTAGTATTGTATCAATGTTGAGTGTTTTGGATTTGACTCCCACGGTTATATAAGAGAGAATCTCCTTGTTGAAACACACTGAAGTGTTTAGGGGCTCGGGGCATGATGTCTGCAACTTTTAAATGCTCCCCCCACCGCCTCAAATGGAGCACAAACCCATAAAAAGAGAgcatgataaagcaaatgtggggAGATGTTCACAATTGGTGATTCTGGTAGGGAATTCATTTGTATTCTTGCAGCTTTTCTGTGGGTTAGAAatgatttctaaataaaaagttgaacTAAACTGAATGCAAATAGAATGTGGAAAGCATAGAAAAAATAGAGGTAGCAACAGACAGGCTGTGGAAACATGGAGGAGGGCGCAGCTGTCTGTCTGAGGGCACCACGGAGGACTTCCCAGGGGCGAGCGTTTGAGATGCTCCTAAAGACCAATCGGAGGATGTGTGGGGTCGAGGGTGACCGGGCAGAGAGGGTACCAGTTCTTTGTGGAGGGCCCTGAGTGCCATACCAATGTACTTGAGCCTCCCGATCCGTCTCAAGGGTGAACACGTGGCTGGGAGCAAACAGCAGCCCTGCATTGCTCTGCATTGGGCCTGGCTGGATCTTCCGGTCACCTTCACGgctgcccttccctctgcttggCCTTGCAGCACGGGCCAGGGGAAGCCTGGCTATTGTGGAGCCTGGTGAAAGCAGCTTCCTGGGAGGAGCAAAGGAAACCGAGGGATGGAAGTTTCCCTTGGGCCCGTGCTGCCTGATAACCTTTGGGCCCAGCTTAATTGGGGGTAACTTGGGGGCCAGTCTTCCATTTTGTAATTGCTCTGCTGGCCGGAGGACAGGCTGTGTAGCTGAATAGACCAGGATTTAAATGCTGGCGCCATTGCATGGTGGCAAGTTGGGGTgtctgagcctttgtttcctcatctctggCTGGGATCGTCATAACGGTCTACGGAGGGGTAAGAGCGATATGAGTGGGAAGGGGCCGCAGTGTGTCTGGCCTGTGACTGGTGCTCTGAAGATGCTGGTCCTGTGAATTTTGCCTCGTCATCTTTTTTTATGCTTCAACTTCCAGAGTTTCCGGGTTCATTCAGATGAAGACAGTCCTGAGAGAATCCAGCAGATTATTAAGAGAGCCATTGAAGATGCTGACTGGATCATGAACAAAGTAAGTGCCCGGCTCCTGGCTCCACCTGCCCAGCCTGCACGTTGATAGCTGTAATCTCTGTGACCACCAGGGGTCGCCCCTGCCCCACGGTTGAACCCCTCCCCGCCGGCCGCTCCCCTCCTCCAGAAGCCCAGAGGTAATGACAGGTGCCTTGCTGGTTGCATCTGTTTTCTGCAAGGAGTGGGGTGTTCTCAATCCCTAAAGGCAGACAGTGCTGAATAAGCTGCGATGGtggggcaggaagaaggaagagaaaggtctTTGTGATGCCTCAGACGCGAAAGCTTTCTTGGGGAGCAGTGAGCTCCCTGTGTCCGGGGTGTTCACACTGAGGCCAGGGCCATTGAGGAAACATCCAAGTGTCGATTGTggtagagggagggaaggagtcaGAAATACAGACTAACTTGCTGGTCCTTACACATTGGTGTTAGAACAACCCCCCCTTCCTTCTAAATCACAGTCTCGAGATCCAGGGTCCAGGATTCTGTTTGGAAACTCAGTGATTGGACTAGATGGCTTCTGAGGGTCCTTCTCtatctgagatttaaaaaaaaaatttttttaatgtttatttatttttgagagagacacagagacagagagtgagtgggggagaagcagagagagagagggaggtaaagaatctgaagcaggctccaggctctgagctgtcagcacagaacctgacacggggtttgaacccccgaaccgcgagatcatgacctgagccagagttgggcgcttaactgactgagccacccaggcgccccccccgagattttttttttaatatttatttatttttgcgagagagcatgagctggagcagaaagagaggggaacagaggatctgaagcgggctctgcgctgacagcagtgagcctgatgtggggctcgaactcaccaaccgtgagatcatgacctgagccgaagtcagatgctaaaccgactgagattttcttttctttgaacaaGACTCCGCTTAAAGATTAGGATGGACCTGCTGCACGTTCACTTCTAATGTTCCAGTGTCTTTCTtatgcaccccccacccccacccccccgccaccgctGCCAGCTTCTTCTTCCATTAGAGAGGAAAGGCGGTCCAGGTGCCGACTAGGGATTTCACCGTCTGCTGCCTGCGGTGCCCCCTCCTCCGAGAAGCCCCTGCGGGAGGCGGCTGAGGCCCAGATGGTTCTCGGGATTTCCCGGGTTCTCCCTCACCCACTTCTAATGATCTCTCTGTCTCacagtataaaaaacaaaactgagactcTGGGGCCTGAAGAACGAAGCTGTCCTAAAGACACTGAAGTTGAGAGACCGTCTCCTGGAACTAATCAGCGGCGGCAGTTCTGAAACATCCATTGGCCATGCTGGCTGAGAGCAGGGAATGCGGGGCGGCAGAAGCTGACGTTTGCTTAGATGGCTCCTTCTGCCACGTCCTGTGTCCCCAGCATCCTC contains:
- the LYRM9 gene encoding LYR motif-containing protein 9 isoform X2 codes for the protein MAPLPGAELVQRPLQLYRYLLRCCRQLPTKGIQEHYRHAVRQSFRVHSDEDSPERIQQIIKRAIEDADWIMNKYKKQN
- the LYRM9 gene encoding LYR motif-containing protein 9 isoform X1 translates to MHEWGPRVWKMAPLPGAELVQRPLQLYRYLLRCCRQLPTKGIQEHYRHAVRQSFRVHSDEDSPERIQQIIKRAIEDADWIMNKYKKQN